Proteins co-encoded in one Streptococcus parauberis NCFD 2020 genomic window:
- a CDS encoding peptidase U32 family protein translates to MKKIIITATAESIEHVKALLSLGVDRIYVGEKDYGLRLPHNFTYDELREIATIVHAAGKELTVACNALIHQGMMDAIKPFLDLMKEIQVDYLVVGDAGLIYVNKRDGYNFKLIYDTSVFVTSSRQVNFWGQHGAVETVLAREIPSAELFTLAENVEFPAEVLVYGASVIHHSKRPLIENYYNFTHIDDETTRERGLFLAEPGDPESHYSIYQDNHGTHIFINNDIDMMTKLEELHSHNLNNWKLDGIYCPGDNFLAITKLFIEARELILAGGFSQEKAEELDQELKRLHPKGRDLDTGFYEFDPKTVK, encoded by the coding sequence ATGAAAAAAATAATTATTACAGCAACAGCTGAAAGTATTGAACACGTTAAAGCATTGTTATCACTTGGGGTAGACCGTATTTATGTTGGAGAAAAAGATTACGGATTAAGACTTCCTCATAACTTCACTTATGATGAATTACGAGAAATTGCAACAATCGTGCATGCGGCAGGAAAAGAATTGACTGTGGCCTGTAACGCACTGATACACCAAGGAATGATGGATGCCATTAAACCTTTCCTAGATTTAATGAAAGAAATTCAAGTTGATTACTTGGTGGTTGGTGATGCTGGACTCATTTATGTTAATAAGCGTGATGGCTATAACTTTAAGTTAATTTATGACACGTCTGTCTTCGTGACATCAAGTCGTCAGGTCAATTTTTGGGGGCAACATGGAGCAGTAGAAACTGTATTAGCTCGTGAAATCCCTTCAGCAGAATTATTTACCTTAGCTGAAAATGTTGAATTTCCAGCTGAAGTATTAGTTTATGGAGCCTCGGTTATACACCATTCAAAACGTCCACTGATCGAAAATTACTATAATTTCACTCATATTGATGATGAAACAACCAGAGAACGCGGATTATTCCTTGCTGAACCCGGTGATCCCGAGAGCCATTATTCCATTTATCAGGACAACCATGGGACGCACATCTTTATCAACAATGACATTGATATGATGACCAAATTGGAAGAACTGCACAGCCATAACTTAAATAATTGGAAATTGGATGGGATATACTGTCCGGGTGATAACTTCTTAGCTATTACTAAACTCTTTATTGAGGCGCGCGAGCTAATTTTGGCTGGAGGATTTAGCCAAGAAAAAGCAGAAGAACTTGATCAAGAACTTAAAAGACTTCATCCAAAAGGTCGTGACTTAGATACCGGATTTTATGAGTTTGATCCGAAAACGGTTAAGTAA